From one Oncorhynchus clarkii lewisi isolate Uvic-CL-2024 chromosome 6, UVic_Ocla_1.0, whole genome shotgun sequence genomic stretch:
- the LOC139411409 gene encoding secretory carrier-associated membrane protein 5-like isoform X2 encodes MAENNFPPIPGFIPLQPCFYQDFDEEIPEQHRTMCKRLYHLWILHEITLAVNLVGCFVWMLGGGGVTNFGMAIIWLILFTPCSYVCWFRPIYKAFKTDSSFNFMAFFFVFMAQVGISIIQCIGIPGWGNCGWLATISFFSYNLWIALLMLIPTLFFTATATLSFIALTKVHNFYRGSGGSIGKAQEEWTTGAWKNPHVQQAAQQAAMGAATGAMMPDQQYSSNTPQYNDNQM; translated from the exons ATGGCTG AGAATAACTTTCCTCCAATACCGGGGTTCATCCCCCTGCAGCCGTGTTTCTACCAGGACTTTGATGAGGAGATCCCTGAACAGCATCGCACCATGTGCAAGAGACTCTACCACCTGTGGATCT TGCATGAAATCACCCTGGCTGTGAATCTGGTGGGCTGCTTTGTGTGGATGCTGGGTGGAGGGGGCGTGACAAATTTTGGCATGGCCATCATATGGTTGATTCTCTTCACCCCCTGCTCCTATGTGTGTTGGTTCAGGCCCATCTACAAGGCCTTCAA GACTGACAGCTCGTTCAACTTCATGGCGTTCTTCTTTGTGTTCATGGCCCAGGTGGGCATCAGTATTATCCAGTGCATAGGGATCCCAGGCTGGGGAAACTG CGGCTGGCTGGCCACCATCTCTTTCTTCAGCTACAACCTTTGGATCGCCTTGCTGATGCTCATCCCCACCCTCTTTTTCACTGCCACGGCAACGCTGTCCTTCATCGCCCTCACCAAG gtCCATAACTTCTACCGTGGCAGCGGGGGAAGCATAGGCAAGGCTCAGGAGGAGTGGACTACAGGGGCCTGGAAGAACCCCCACGTCCAGCAGGCAGCGCAGCAGGCAGCTATGGGAGCCGCCACGGGGGCCATGATGCCGGATCAGCAGTACTCCAGCAACACCCCACAGTACAATGACAACCAGATGTAG
- the LOC139411409 gene encoding secretory carrier-associated membrane protein 5-like isoform X1 → MAAENNFPPIPGFIPLQPCFYQDFDEEIPEQHRTMCKRLYHLWILHEITLAVNLVGCFVWMLGGGGVTNFGMAIIWLILFTPCSYVCWFRPIYKAFKTDSSFNFMAFFFVFMAQVGISIIQCIGIPGWGNCGWLATISFFSYNLWIALLMLIPTLFFTATATLSFIALTKVHNFYRGSGGSIGKAQEEWTTGAWKNPHVQQAAQQAAMGAATGAMMPDQQYSSNTPQYNDNQM, encoded by the exons ATGGCTG CAGAGAATAACTTTCCTCCAATACCGGGGTTCATCCCCCTGCAGCCGTGTTTCTACCAGGACTTTGATGAGGAGATCCCTGAACAGCATCGCACCATGTGCAAGAGACTCTACCACCTGTGGATCT TGCATGAAATCACCCTGGCTGTGAATCTGGTGGGCTGCTTTGTGTGGATGCTGGGTGGAGGGGGCGTGACAAATTTTGGCATGGCCATCATATGGTTGATTCTCTTCACCCCCTGCTCCTATGTGTGTTGGTTCAGGCCCATCTACAAGGCCTTCAA GACTGACAGCTCGTTCAACTTCATGGCGTTCTTCTTTGTGTTCATGGCCCAGGTGGGCATCAGTATTATCCAGTGCATAGGGATCCCAGGCTGGGGAAACTG CGGCTGGCTGGCCACCATCTCTTTCTTCAGCTACAACCTTTGGATCGCCTTGCTGATGCTCATCCCCACCCTCTTTTTCACTGCCACGGCAACGCTGTCCTTCATCGCCCTCACCAAG gtCCATAACTTCTACCGTGGCAGCGGGGGAAGCATAGGCAAGGCTCAGGAGGAGTGGACTACAGGGGCCTGGAAGAACCCCCACGTCCAGCAGGCAGCGCAGCAGGCAGCTATGGGAGCCGCCACGGGGGCCATGATGCCGGATCAGCAGTACTCCAGCAACACCCCACAGTACAATGACAACCAGATGTAG